Proteins encoded in a region of the Synechococcus sp. BIOS-U3-1 genome:
- a CDS encoding D-alanine--D-alanine ligase family protein encodes MPTSLIRVGVVFGGASGEHDVSIRSASTVIKALADDSNRERFVVTPLYIDREGRWWSDTIARSVLESGAALTNEELPQPLPARGLRQLPVNPDCIDVWYPVLHGPNGEDGTVQGLFTLMQQPFVGSGVLGSAVGMDKLAMKAAFAVAGISQVPYLGINAADLNNPPQLEHVLVKVEDELGYPCFVKPANLGSSVGISKVRNRDELLAGLQLAAELDPRLVVEQGVNARELECAVLGREHLKASVVGEVRFDADWHDYETKYTEGRSQTLIPAPLPDAVSQRIQAMAVDACRAVHAYGQARVDVFYDEADGRIWLNEINTLPGFTSQSMYPTLWEASGMPLPQLVAELVATAQE; translated from the coding sequence GTTGGCGTGGTGTTCGGAGGTGCGTCCGGTGAACATGACGTCTCAATTCGGTCGGCCTCAACGGTGATCAAGGCCCTGGCTGATGACAGCAATCGGGAGAGGTTCGTAGTGACGCCTCTCTACATCGACCGTGAAGGGCGGTGGTGGTCGGACACCATCGCCAGAAGCGTGCTGGAGAGTGGAGCAGCACTGACCAATGAAGAACTGCCTCAACCACTGCCAGCCAGAGGACTGCGCCAATTGCCGGTGAATCCCGACTGCATTGATGTCTGGTATCCGGTTCTGCATGGACCCAACGGCGAGGACGGGACAGTGCAGGGTCTGTTCACACTGATGCAACAACCCTTCGTGGGCTCTGGTGTGCTGGGATCCGCCGTGGGCATGGACAAACTCGCCATGAAAGCGGCCTTCGCCGTCGCGGGCATCTCCCAGGTTCCCTATCTCGGAATCAACGCGGCTGACCTCAACAATCCGCCGCAGCTGGAACATGTGCTCGTCAAAGTTGAAGACGAGCTCGGCTACCCCTGCTTCGTGAAGCCCGCCAACCTCGGGTCATCCGTCGGCATCAGCAAGGTGCGTAATCGTGATGAACTGCTGGCAGGCCTGCAGCTGGCAGCGGAACTCGATCCGCGCTTGGTGGTGGAACAGGGAGTCAACGCGAGGGAATTGGAATGTGCCGTCCTGGGGCGTGAACACCTAAAAGCTTCTGTTGTGGGTGAAGTGCGGTTCGACGCCGATTGGCACGACTACGAGACCAAATACACCGAAGGACGCAGTCAAACGCTGATCCCGGCACCCCTACCCGATGCAGTGAGCCAGAGGATTCAGGCCATGGCCGTCGATGCCTGCCGCGCCGTCCACGCCTACGGCCAAGCACGGGTGGATGTCTTCTACGACGAAGCGGATGGCCGGATCTGGCTGAATGAAATCAACACCCTGCCGGGATTTACCTCCCAGAGCATGTATCCCACGCTGTGGGAGGCCTCCGGTATGCCTTTGCCACAGCTGGTGGCGGAGCTGGTGGCCACAGCGCAAGAATGA